A genomic window from Lotus japonicus ecotype B-129 chromosome 1, LjGifu_v1.2 includes:
- the LOC130727552 gene encoding F-box/kelch-repeat protein At3g23880-like: MSSDGASPPEAASVSTIEIQIQTLHIDMDRDLIIEILLRLPVKSIVRFKAVCKLWRSLISDPLFASLHFQRAAPSLLFADSHAIRTIDLEGPLQSHRVSQPINCHFLSNYHDLSLPRNCISIHGSCRGFLLITWIRNIGYQHPWNDSLYLWNPSTHVHKPILSSPVVDTNVFDHLYGFGYHSLTDDYLVVRVPVTDCYQPTHLPDVQFFSLRANMWKYTEGVDLPPLTTIEPCHGLLFNEAIHWAVSNWVDGVTNMFIIAFDLMEKRLLEIPMPHGLLFPCFELWVHGRFLSLSIMQRDGTCEIWVMKKYKVQTSWTKTLVLSTEIYHFPICSTKGGDIVIYSGSKVKKYSGEGVEQEEQLEYPNHCGLLDASVPIYTESMLSLPDVSD, from the exons ATGTCCTCTGACGGTGCGAGTCCGCCGGAAGCCGCGTCTGTGTCTACCATCGAG atTCAGATTCAAACACTGCATATTGACATGGATCGAGATTTGATAATTGAAATCCTTTTGAGGTTGCCGGTGAAGTCTATTGTACGATTCAAGGCTGTGTGCAAGTTATGGAGATCTCTCATATCCGATCCCCTCTTTGCATCATTACATTTTCAACGTGCTGCTCCTTCACTCCTTTTCGCTGACTCTCATGCCATTCGAACCATTGACTTAGAGGGACCGCTTCAATCTCATCGTGTTTCTCAACCAATCAATTGTCACTTTTTGTCTAATTATCATGATTTATCCTTGCCTCGTAACTGTATTTCGATTCACGGTTCGTGTAGAGGCTTTCTGCTAATCACCTGGATTAGGAATATTGGTTATCAGCACCCGTGGAATGATAGTCTCTACCTGTGGAATCCATCCACACATGTCCACAAACCAATACTTTCATCTCCTGTTGTTGACACCAATGTTTTTGATCATCTATATGGATTTGGTTACCATTCCTTGACAGATGACTACTTGGTGGTTCGAGTGCCCGTTACGGACTGTTACCAACCTACTCATTTACCAGATGTGCAGTTTTTCTCATTGAGAGCTAATATGTGGAAATATACCGAGGGTGTTGATTTGCCTCCCTTGACCACTATTGAACCTTGTCATGGATTGCTCTTTAACGAGGCTATTCACTGGGCGGTTAGTAACTGGGTCGATGGTGTTACGAACATGTTTATTATTGCCTTTGATTTAATGGAAAAGAGACTCTTAGAGATACCCATGCCTCATGGTCTTCTTTTCCCTTGTTTTGAATTGTGGGTGCATGGAAGATTTTTAAGTCTATCAATTATGCAGAGAGATGGTACATGTGAAATATGGGTTATGAAGAAATACAAAGTACAGACATCTTGGACCAAGACTCTTGTTCTATCTACGGAGATATATCACTTCCCAATATGCTCTACAAAAGGTGGTGATATTGTTATATATTCTGGATCAAAAGTAAAAAAGTATAGTGGTGAAGGAGTAGAACAAGAAGAACAACTAGAGTATCCGAACCATTGTGGTTTACTAGATGCATCAGTGCCCATATATACAGAGTCAATGCTTTCACTCCCTGATGTTAGCGACTGA
- the LOC130710888 gene encoding tocopherol cyclase, chloroplastic-like, giving the protein MDHRYMCLVIFADWEPFFTVIRVAYTEDTECVGLARLGSEDHMIVAGTMKQLQLVDFGAPLHCLVITGKTHPLGTEMLGWIEWDGERIEFENAPSYSEKNWGGGFPRKWFWVQCNVFEGEGASGEIALTAAGGLRQIPGITETFENAALIGVHYGGKFYEFVPWNGFVNWEVTPWGYLFMSADNGSYLVELEAKTDDPGTPLRAPTSEAGLSQACKDTCFGILTLKIWERRYDGSKGKIILDVSSDMAALEVGGGPWFSTWKGKTTMPPVIGPALGLPVDLDGIFNAVPLFKPPGL; this is encoded by the exons ATGGATCATAGATATATGTGTCTTGTAATATTTGCTGATTGGGAGCCATTCTTCACTGTAATAAGAGTTG CATACACTGAAGATACTGAGTGTGTTGGGCTTGCTCGGCTTGGTAGCGAAGATCATATGATAGTAGCTGGAACAATGAAGCAGTTGCAGTTGGTTGACTTTGGAGCACCTTTGCATTGCCTTGTCATAACAGGGAAGACCCATCCCTTGGGAACAGAAATGCTGG GTTGGATAGAATGGGATGGCGAGAggattgagtttgaaaatgccCCATCTTATTCAGAAAAGAACTGGGGCGGAGGATTCCCAAGAAAGTGGTTTTGG GTTCAATGTAATGTTTTTGAAGGTGAGGGTGCTAGTGGAGAAATTGCACTTACAGCTGCTGGTGGATTGAGGCAAATTCCTGGGATAACCGAGACCTTCGAAAATGCTGCACTG ATTGGAGTTCATTATGGTGGAAAATTTTATGAATTTGTGCCATGGAATGGTTTTGTTAACTGGGAAGTCACTCCTTGGGGTTATTTGTTTATGTCTGCAGACAATGGCAGTTATCTG GTTGAATTAGAAGCAAAAACAGATGATCCCGGTACTCCATTGCGTGCGCCAACATCAGAAGCAGGCCTTTCACAAGCTTGTAAAGACACATGTTTCGGAATTCTTACATTGAAAATATGGGAACGAAGATATGATGGCAGCAAGGGGAAG ATCATATTGGACGTTTCAAGTGACATGGCAGCTCTAGAAGTTGGAGGAGGTCCATGGTTCAGCACTTGGAAAGGCAAGACGACAATGCCACCGGTCATTGGCCCTGCTCTTGGATTACCCGTAGACCTAGATGGCATTTTTAATGCGGTTCCTCTGTTTAAACCACCTGGTTTGTGA